The Zingiber officinale cultivar Zhangliang unplaced genomic scaffold, Zo_v1.1 ctg136, whole genome shotgun sequence genome segment GTACTTGATCTTATAATAAAATGGCTGAGTGTTTTTTTGGTTGTTGCGACTTCTAACATCTGTTTCACTCTTGTAATTtcaattattttaaacactaTCATAATCAGTAAAAGGTGCTTGCAGTGAACCTGATCTGATCAGTGATCATGTCAACAGGATTTAGAGGccatttttgagaattttcaatcACAGTGGAGGTGATTTACTGATTTTCTTTCTCCCTTTCATAGCTTTTGACTTTGATTTCTAGATGGTCGAGTCAGTGACTCATGTTTGAGTTCCTCTAGGGAAAAAGTGTTTGGATTTATGCTCGAAGAGTAAAACTGTTGCCGTGTTACGAGTTCCATCTCTTAGTGATCTTTGCCTTAGATCTGTTGTTCAACTGGAAATTATTGCAAAAGTGGCATCTATCGATTGATTCAAGCACAAACCAGGTTTTATTGCTCttttactattattttcactACTTGTCTTTATTTCTTTGCTACTTGCTAGCTTTGTTTCTAgttttgtatgttttatttttacacttaaactttgtattacaagcatgttttcaaagaAATATCTATCTGGGAGtcagaaaagaaacaaaagaaaaagagtagaAGAGATTATTAAAACTCAGAAAGGTGCTcttcataaattttttaaaaatagctcttcaattgaagattcagttgatgaattacaagaagaaaatcaagaactAAATGATTATGCAATAGATGAGCAACAATTaagtaatcaagaagaactaaatgattatgcaacaaatgagcaaCAACtgagtaatcaagaagaacttAATAATCATACAATCAATGAGCAGAACGAATTGATAGAAAATGATGACAATAACCATGCAATGAATGAGCAAGAAGAATTGAaagaaaatgatgataatgatttgaatgtagAAGTTGGTAATATAATTGAGGATGAAAATGAGTTAGAGAAAACTGGTCATGTTTTTGATATATATGATCCAAGATCTTGGGATAACATTGATAATAAAACAAGAGATCTGTTGGTAGAGAAAGGTCCTATAAGAGAAAGTAATCTTAAGTTTACTCTAGATGAGTTTTCGAGACATTTTTCATATTCTTATTACACAAGAAAATTACCAAATGGAGAGAATCAAGATAGAAAATGGCTTGTATACTCGAAAGATGCAAACAAAGTATattgtttttgttgcaaattgTTTAAATCAGTGAAAAATAAAAGTTTGTTGGCAAATGAAGGTTTGAATGATTGGAAACATTTAAGTGATAGACTTAGACAACATGAGAATGGTATTGACCATATTACTAACATGAGAACTTGGATTAATTTGGAAATTAGATTGAAAAAGAATGAAACAATTGACAAAGAGATCCAAGTGCAAattaagaaagagaaagaacATTGGAAACTTGTTTTAGCTAGGATTATTTCTGTTGTGAAATGTCTTGTTAAACGTAATTTGGCTTTTCGTGGGGATAATGAAAAAATTTACCAAAGTAGTAATGGTAACTTTTTGGGGCTACTTGAATTAATTGCAGAATTTGATTTGGTAATGCAAGAGCATTTTAGACGCATTCAAAATAATGAGATTCATTATCATTACCTtagtcataagattcaaaatgagTTGATTTTTATATTAGGTTCTAAAGTCAGAAGTActataattgaaaaaataaaagaggcaaaatatttttcagtgATACTTGATTGTACTTCAGATGCAAGTCACCATGAGCAAATGACTTTGATAATTCGATGTGTGGATGTCTTAGCTTGCCCTATAAAGGTAAATGAGTATTTTATAGAGTTTTTAAAAGTGGATGATACATCTGGATTAGGACTTTTTAATGAATTGCAATCTGTTTTAGAAACCCTCGgacttgatattgataatgtgaggGGACAAGGTTATGATAATGGTTCTAATATGAAAGGTAAAAATCAAGGTGTACAAAAGAGATTTCTTGAAATAAATCCAAGAGCATTTTATATGCCATGTGCTTGTCATTCTCTTAATTTAACAATTTGTGATATGGCAAATTCTTGTGTTAAGGCTGTGTCATTTTTTGGAGTTGTGCAGcgcatgtatactttatttgctaGTTCTACAAAAAGGTGGAAGATTTTACAAGATCATGTTCATCAATTAACTTTAAAGTCATTGTCAACAACAAGATGGGAAAGTCATGTTAATAGTATCACAGCCATAATAACTCAACCAAATGAGATAAGAGAAGCTTTATATGAATTATCGAAAGTTAGTGAAGATGCTAAGACTAGGAGTGAGGCTGAATCTTTAGTAACACATGAACttgaaagttttgaatttttgttggGCATGACTATATGGCAtaacattttgaaaaaaattgaatTGATTAGTAAAAAGTTGCAATCTAAAGATATGCAAATTGATATTGCAATAAAGATTTTGAGAGGATTGATTTCTTATTTTGAAAGATATAGGGAGGAAGGTTTCCAATCTGCTATGACATTAGTGAAAGAGATTGCATCTAAAATGGAAATTGATCCTATTTTTCCTAAAAAACGTACAATTCATAGAAAGAAACAATTCGATGAAAATTATCATGAAGAGATTTCACAATCTGCTGAAGAATCTTTTaggattaattattttattgttgttgttgatatTGCTATTTCCTCTTTAAAAAGTAGATTTGAACAATTAGAAATCTTTGAAAACATTTTTGGTTTTCCATTCAATcctaaaaaatttctttcaatGAATGATAATAGATTGTATGAGTGTTGTAATAATCTTCAAGTTGCTCTAAAATATAATGACAAGTCTGATATTGATGCTGATGATTTATTTTCTGAATTGCAAGTACTACAAATGTGTTTACCAACAGAAACAAAGTCAGCTTTTGAAGTTCTTGAGTTTGTAAAAGTCTTGTATTGTTTTCCTAATATTTCCATTGCTTATAGAGTTTTGTTAACTATACCCATTACTGTAGCATCAGCAGAAAGAAGTTTTTCTAAACTAAAATTGATAAAATCTCACTTGCGTTCAACTATGTCTCAAGACAGATTAAATGGCTTGGCAATTTTATGCATTGAAAATGAGGTGTTAGAAAAACTTGATTTGGAAGACcttattgatgattttgcttCCCAAAATGCTAGAAGATCtagattttttcaatgattatttgatacttgttttgtttttgtatttgcAGGGATTGCACTTTTGGAGAAACTTgggaaatatattttgtatggtgTTATATTTTTTTGGAGaatcttgaaaaaaatattttgtatggTGTTGTATTTTTTTGGAGaatcttgaaaaatatattttgtatggagttcgtcatattttaaataaaatgtaTTGTTTTTTTAAGTTTTATCATTAAATTCTATTCAAATTGTgtgttagcaaaaaaaaaaaaaaaaaaaaaaaattatagggcCTCTTTTTCTCTTTTCGCCAAGGGCCCCTAAATGTCAGGGCCGGCCCTGTTCATCGGTAGATATTACTTGTGAAGTCAGGTGTAAAAGATAAGAAACAAAATTAAGAAACAGTTAGTACGGAGAGGACTAATATCGATGACAAGGTCAAATAGAGGGAATAACTTGTTGACCATCATCATCTGGTAGTGGAAGGCTTGCTAGTGTGAAATCATTGTTATGTTTcttaattatgtatcattttcaTTTACTTTCTTGAACTAGTTAGTGATCAAAGAAATAATACTGATATTACTGTGGAAAGGTTCTCAACCTAGTCATTTCATTTATGATGTCATAGTGGTTTAACATTTCACATAAGTTGATTATTAGGTTCTATGTCTAGTTAATTTACTACATTGCAATTGTCTGATAGAGTCCCCTGTTACTTCTCCTAGCCTAATGGATGAGTTCCAACGTGATCTATCTGTTGCCATCGTTTTGCCACTCCAGTATATGGTTGTCATTTGTTAACTCTTAATTCTCTTAAATCCATCTAGTTATGAGTTTGATTGTGATCACAACTTAAAATAATATCTTCATaagagaagatttatttttcttgatttataatgatggtactGTACTtatgtaaattaaattaaactagttTTCTAATAGTTAgtcgattttgtactgacttatttaattttaattttttagatggtacggacgattaccacattgactcggtACGAAGTGCGACGAAACTAGCTTaaggaggagattcaggagatagaatATAACTCTACTTATGAAGTCGACGGACATACTAGACGACTTGATACACTATTTTGGAAatttgagcaagaagagttttcAGTCCTGGACTGTTATAGGATCTGGGCTTTGATGCGTTCATTGTCAGAGTATCCTACGATGATAGCAGACTATGTATGAGGATGTCAtgaaggacgcgtcacatattcagaATTGTGTAAGGAACTATTTTACCATATGGGCGAAGATGATCCTGAAGAATCTGAATTTTGATCTTCATCATATCATTGACCCTTCTACTGAGTGACTCTCACCTTATCACTGGATAAATATAtatatcttaaaaaatatttttattttatgttattatttgtaTAATATTCAGAACATGATATTATATCTGTGAGAGTATTAAATctgaatcttttatttttttttaaaaaaatagttctaTTTTAAATCATCATTATGCATGCATGTGACAAGTGTCTCTATAAATCATTATTATACCATATTAAAGTAAatcaacttaatattttttaatttaatttattaaaattactatatattttatattaacttCGTcccaattattttaataattagatCATTATTAGTAATAATAAAGATTACCGTCACCATACTAGTAATCTGGATAAGATTAAAATAATGCAAACTATAACTAGTGCACCTTTCTAATTTCGCCTCATAAACTGTAATCAAAATTTTGtacatttataaaattatttcctaaaataaatttgaatataagTGACGAAAAAAAGAAAATAGACACACGGACTAATTTGAGTCGAGCACtgttaaggaaaaaaaataatgaattatttgatttgattgattCGTTAACAAAAGCAACATCCAGTTGATTAATTCGtttgctataaatataacacaa includes the following:
- the LOC122036294 gene encoding zinc finger MYM-type protein 1-like; translation: MFSKKYLSGSQKRNKRKRVEEIIKTQKGALHKFFKNSSSIEDSVDELQEENQELNDYAIDEQQLSNQEELNDYATNEQQLSNQEELNNHTINEQNELIENDDNNHAMNEQEELKENDDNDLNVEVGNIIEDENELEKTGHVFDIYDPRSWDNIDNKTRDLLVEKGPIRESNLKFTLDEFSRHFSYSYYTRKLPNGENQDRKWLVYSKDANKVYCFCCKLFKSVKNKSLLANEGLNDWKHLSDRLRQHENGIDHITNMRTWINLEIRLKKNETIDKEIQVQIKKEKEHWKLVLARIISVVKCLVKRNLAFRGDNEKIYQSSNGNFLGLLELIAEFDLVMQEHFRRIQNNEIHYHYLSHKIQNELIFILGSKVRSTIIEKIKEAKYFSVILDCTSDASHHEQMTLIIRCVDVLACPIKVNEYFIEFLKVDDTSGLGLFNELQSVLETLGLDIDNVRGQGYDNGSNMKGKNQGVQKRFLEINPRAFYMPCACHSLNLTICDMANSCVKAVSFFGVVQRMYTLFASSTKRWKILQDHVHQLTLKSLSTTRWESHVNSITAIITQPNEIREALYELSKVSEDAKTRSEAESLVTHELESFEFLLGMTIWHNILKKIELISKKLQSKDMQIDIAIKILRGLISYFERYREEGFQSAMTLVKEIASKMEIDPIFPKKRTIHRKKQFDENYHEEISQSAEESFRINYFIVVVDIAISSLKSRFEQLEIFENIFGFPFNPKKFLSMNDNRLYECCNNLQVALKYNDKSDIDADDLFSELQVLQMCLPTETKSAFEVLEFVKVLYCFPNISIAYRVLLTIPITVASAERSFSKLKLIKSHLRSTMSQDRLNGLAILCIENEVLEKLDLEDLIDDFASQNARRSRFFQ